The genomic window CGCCACCACGCCGAGCTGCTTCTCCAGGTACGCGTTGGTGAACTTCGACCGGCCGTACCCGCCGTCGGGGAAGTGCAGGTGGATCTCCCGACCGGCCACCGTGTACTCGACGTTCTCCCCGGCCGGCACGGTCAGCGCGCGCACCCGGGTCTTCGCGGGCGGCGCCGACAGGAAGGCCACCAGCAGCCGGGTCGGATCGTCCTGCCGATCGGCGTACGGGCTGCCCGCGGTCACCGCCGTCAGCTCGGCGCCGGTGCGGACCAGCACCGGCACGTCGAGCCCCAGCTCGTCGGCGAGCGCCCGCTCGAGGCCCCGCGCCACCTTCGCGGTCTCCGCCGTCCTGCTGGTGAAGACCACGTTGCCGCTCTGGAGGTAGGTCTTCACCTCCTCGTGGCCGAGGTCGGCGACCAGCCGGCGCAGGTCGGCCATCGCGATCCGGGTGGTGCCGACGTTGACCCCGCGCAGCAGGGCCACGTACCGGCTCACGCCGGTCTTCCGGTCAGCCATCCCGCCTCCTCGCGCCGAAGTGCGTCCTGGTCCAGCCTAGGCAGTCGCCGCCGAGTCGGCAGCGCCCGTCGCCAGTGGTTGACCAAGCGGCTGGCAGGGCGTAGAAGTTAATCAATGGTGACGTGGGTCACCTGGTGATCCTTTCCAGCCCCGAGCAGAGAGGAGACCGGCGGTGACCCGACCCCCCGGCGAGGCCGCCACACCCATCGAGCGCTTCGGCTACCGGCAGGAGCTGAGCCGCTCACTGAGCTTCACGGACCTCCTGGTCTACGGCCTGATCTTCATGGTGCCGATCGCCCCATTCGGCATCTTCGGCAGCGTCTACGCCGGCTCCGGCGGCATGGTGGCGCTGGCGTACCTCATCGGCATGATCGCGATGATGTTCACCGCCCTGTCGTACGCGCAGATGGTCCGGGCCTTCCCGATGGCCGGCTCGGTCTACAGCTACGCCGGCCGCGGCATCGCCCCACCCGTCGGCTTCCTCGCCGGCTGGGTGATCCTGCTCGACTACATCCTGGTACCCGGGCTGCTCTACCTGGTGGCCAGCGTGGCCATGCACTCGCTCGTGCCAGCCGTGCCGGTGTGGGCGTGGCTGGCCGCCTTCGTCGTGCTCAACACCGTGGTCAACTACCTCGGCATCCGAATGACCGCCCGGGTCAACCGGGTCATGCTGGCGGCCGAACTGATCATCCTGGCGATCTTCCTGGTGGTCGGCGTGGTCGCGCTCGCCCAGGGCAAGGGAGACGGGTTCAGCCTGCGCCCGCTCTTCGACTCCGGGACGTTCTCCTGGCCGCTGGTGTTCGGCGCGGTGTCGATCGCCGTGCTCTCCTTCCTCGGCTTCGACGGCATCTCCATGCTCGCCGAGGAGAGCCGGGAGGAGGCCCGCCAGATCGGCCGGGCCATGGTGGCGGCGCTGCTGCTCGCCGGCACCCTCTTCATCGTGCAGACCTGGGTCGCCGCGCTGCTCGTGCCCGACACCGGCGCCCTGCTGGCCGACGGCGACCCGGAGGGCACGGCGTTCTACGACGCCGCCCGCGTCGCCGGCGGCGGCTGGCTGGCCGGCCTCACCGCCCTCGCCACCGCGATCGCGTGGGGCTTCGCCAACTCGCTGGTGGCCCAGGCCGCCACCTCCCGCCTGCTCTATGCGATGGCCCGGGACGGGCAGATGCCCCGCCTGCTGGCCCGGGTCAACGCCCGCCACCGGGTGCCGGCCAACGCCACCCTGCTGGTCGCCGGCATTTCCCTGGCGCTCGGGCTCTGGATGGCGAGCCGGGACGACGGGATCTCCCTGCTCTCCACGCTGGTCAACTTCGGCGCGATGACGGCCTTCCTGGCGCTGCACGTCTCCGTGGTGGTGCACTATGTGATCCGCAACGGCAGCCGGGACTGGGTGCGCCACCTGCTCGTGCCGGTGGTCGGCTTCGTCATCCTGCTCTTCGTAGTGATCAACGCCAAGGTCGCCGCCCAGGTGCTCGGCTTCGTCTGGCTGGGCGTCGGGGTGCTGGTCCTGCTGACCTTCTACGCCACCGGCCGGCGGCCCGAACTCCCCGCCCTGACCGAGGCCGCGCACGAGCCCACCGACGAGCCCGTGAAGGAGCCAGGATGACCGAGGTCGTGAAGTACCGGCCCGAGCCGGACGAGCTGTCGTACACCTTCGGGGGGCGGGAGCCGGTGCGCCGGGTACGGCCGGGCACGATCCTGGAGCTGTACACCGAGGACTGCTTCGGCGGGCGGGTCCGCGGGGTGGACGACCTGCCGTCGCGGGTGTGCGAGTTCCCGTACCTCAACCCGGTCACCGGCCCGATTCACGTCGAGGGCGCCGAACCCGGGGACACCCTCGCCGTCCACTTCATCGCCATCGAACCGGCCCGGGACTGGGCGGTCTCCACCACCTTCCCGCACTTCGGAGCGCTCACCGGCACCCACGCCACCGCCACCCTGCATCCCCCGCTCGACGAGCTCGTCTGGCGGTACGACGTCGACGTGGCCGCCGGCACGGTCACCTACCGCGCCCGGCGCGGCGACTTCACCGTCGATCTGCCGCTGGACCCGATGCACGGCACTGTCGGGGTGGCGCCGGCCGCCTTCGAGGCGCGCATGACGATCACCCCGGACGCCCACGGCGGGAACATGGACACCCCCGAGCTGCGGGCCGGGGTCACCGCGTACTTCGGCGTCAACGTGCCGGGAGCCCTGTTCGCGCTCGGCGACGGGCACTGCCGGCAGGGCCACGGTGAGGTCTGCGGCACCGCGGTGGAGGCGGCCATGAACACCACCGTCGTGGTCGACGTCGTCAAGGGCGCCGGTACGCCGTGGCCGCGCCTGGAGTCCGACGACGCGCTGATGTGCACCGGCTCGGCCCGGCCGCTGGAGGACGCGTACCGGATCAGCCAGCACGACCTGGTCACCTGGACGGCCGAGCTGGTCGGCCTGGACCAGCTCGACGCGTACCAGCTGATCAGCCAGGCCGGCGAGGCCCCGGTCGGCAACGTCTGCGACCCGAA from Micromonospora kangleipakensis includes these protein-coding regions:
- a CDS encoding acetamidase/formamidase family protein, with product MTEVVKYRPEPDELSYTFGGREPVRRVRPGTILELYTEDCFGGRVRGVDDLPSRVCEFPYLNPVTGPIHVEGAEPGDTLAVHFIAIEPARDWAVSTTFPHFGALTGTHATATLHPPLDELVWRYDVDVAAGTVTYRARRGDFTVDLPLDPMHGTVGVAPAAFEARMTITPDAHGGNMDTPELRAGVTAYFGVNVPGALFALGDGHCRQGHGEVCGTAVEAAMNTTVVVDVVKGAGTPWPRLESDDALMCTGSARPLEDAYRISQHDLVTWTAELVGLDQLDAYQLISQAGEAPVGNVCDPNYTMVAKVAKRYLGGASAYEGTHARLRAIARDYLTHR
- a CDS encoding APC family permease produces the protein MTRPPGEAATPIERFGYRQELSRSLSFTDLLVYGLIFMVPIAPFGIFGSVYAGSGGMVALAYLIGMIAMMFTALSYAQMVRAFPMAGSVYSYAGRGIAPPVGFLAGWVILLDYILVPGLLYLVASVAMHSLVPAVPVWAWLAAFVVLNTVVNYLGIRMTARVNRVMLAAELIILAIFLVVGVVALAQGKGDGFSLRPLFDSGTFSWPLVFGAVSIAVLSFLGFDGISMLAEESREEARQIGRAMVAALLLAGTLFIVQTWVAALLVPDTGALLADGDPEGTAFYDAARVAGGGWLAGLTALATAIAWGFANSLVAQAATSRLLYAMARDGQMPRLLARVNARHRVPANATLLVAGISLALGLWMASRDDGISLLSTLVNFGAMTAFLALHVSVVVHYVIRNGSRDWVRHLLVPVVGFVILLFVVINAKVAAQVLGFVWLGVGVLVLLTFYATGRRPELPALTEAAHEPTDEPVKEPG
- a CDS encoding DUF1697 domain-containing protein is translated as MADRKTGVSRYVALLRGVNVGTTRIAMADLRRLVADLGHEEVKTYLQSGNVVFTSRTAETAKVARGLERALADELGLDVPVLVRTGAELTAVTAGSPYADRQDDPTRLLVAFLSAPPAKTRVRALTVPAGENVEYTVAGREIHLHFPDGGYGRSKFTNAYLEKQLGVVATTRNWKSVCALRDLAAG